The Dongia rigui genome includes the window TCGGCTGAGCTGATCGTCGTGCCAAGCTGCGCCATCACGACTTGCGACTGGCCGGGTTCCACCGCCGGCACCAGCGTACCGCGGATGATCGTCTGCCCGTTCTTTAAGCTGGTCGCTTTCAGATTGGTCGGCGTCGACGGGCCGGTACCGACATTGGTGACTTTGACAAAGACCTTGCTGAGGAGATTGCCGGCCGGCTGCACGTCCTCGACCACCAGATCGGCGAGATCGGGTTTGGGTGCGAGATCGCCCACCGTCTCCGCCACGCATTTCACCGAATAGTCGGCGATGTTGGAGAGCTTTTTGTGTGGTGACAGCACCTCCAGCTGGAAATAGCCCTGTTTGAGGTTCGGGTCAGTCGGCGCCACCAAGCCGAAGGCGCCGCCCTGGGCCTTGGGCGCCTTGAAGCCGAGATCGGTGGGTTTCCCTTGAGCATCGATGCTGATGACATGATCGAGGAATTTCACCTCCGGCTTGGTGAAGTTGACCTGGAACTCCTGTGAGTGGTGGCCCAGTTCGTTCACAAAGCGATAGCGCACGACACCCTTGCCAGTGGCCTCGATGGTCGGATTGAGATGCAGCTTGGCCGGGCAGCTCGCTTCATAAGCCTTGGGCGTGATGGCAAGGGCTGCCTGGCTCACCTGGAAACCCAGGGCGATGTCGTCGCTACCGGTCGGGACCCGTGTCGGATCGCCAGCAACATCGCGGGTTGCTTCATGCTGGCAGATGACCGCGATGTTGTACCAGGTCTCCTGCGACTGTTTCCATTCGCGCGAGGCCGTTCCCATCTCCGTCACGTCGTGGGTGTCGTTCTTGTGCCCGACCCGGGCCACATAGCGGAAGGACGTCGGCAGGATCGTCTGGCGATCCTGGCCGAATATTTCGTCGTGGCTGAGCCCCTGTTGTGCCAGATCCTGACGGAGGTTGCGGCAGGCATTCCGCGCCCGCGTGCCGAGGCTGTTATTGCCGACGGCGGCCGTCCACCAGCCATCCATGTCGATCTTCTTCTTGGGTGCGTGCGCAACCGGGCTTGCAAAGTTGGCGGGGTCGAACTCGTTCAGCGCCCCGCAACAGGAACCGGTCTGCCCGCCAGATTCGATCGGGGCGATACCGATGACGATGTAGGATTCCTTGATCCGCCATTTGTCCTTGCTGACCTCGGTACGGAGGTGAAACGGCAAATTGAGACTCCCGGGCTTGGCGAAGGCGTAATCGTTCTTGTCGGGCACGACGATGATGCCGTTCTGCGTGCCCAATGCTGCCGCCTGCTCATCGAGGGCGGGGCCGATCTTCGGATCGGACAGTGATTCCGAGGTCGGCGTATAGATGTCCGCCAAAGCCGCCGCACCGGCGGTAAAGAAGAAGAGAGCTGTGGTGGCGGTACGCGCAAGAAGTCGATACTTCAACATGACCTGCCTCCTATCGATCCGCCCTGGCGGGAGGATTCCCGGGCAAGGCGCGGATCGGTTCAGGGAGCAGTCGCTGGGTCTGCGCGGTGCGTTCGACCCGGTCACGCAATCGTCAGATAGATGCGGTGAAACGTGCCGTCGATCACAGCCCTAGCGGCGAAGAATAGGTCAGGGCGCGGCACCTTTCTGGCCGTGGGTTGGGCCTCATTTGCCGCCTTTTTAGCCCCCGCTGCCTAACGGCTCATGCCAGCGAGAAACACCGGGTTGTGCGAAATCGGTTAACGAGGCACAGCGCATCACAAAAGCCGATTTCCTCCGCAACGATCGCTCCCGCCACCACGACGGAACTTGCAGAGCGACGGGCATATCGCCCGCCGGCCAGGTTAACGAGGAGGGTCCGATGTTCAGCTTCATGCGACCGGCCATTATCTTCTGGCCGAAGGAATATTACGGCGACGCGGCCGACAACAGCATCGCCGGCGAAAGCATCACGCGAAACTATATCGAAGGTGGCGGTGGCAATGATTGGCTCTTTGGCAATACCGGCGATGACGAGCTGCATGGTGGCGAGGGGCGTGACTATCTGGAAGGTCGCGCGGGCAACGACCAGCTCTTTGGCGACACCGGCAACGACACGCTGGCCGGCGGCACCGGCGATGATGCGCTCTTTGGCGGCGACGGCGATGACAGCCTCAACGGCGAAGATGACAATGACAAATTATTTGGCGGCTTCGGCGAGGACACGCTGATCGGCGGCACCGGTGACGACCAGCTGGAAGGTGGCGCCGATTGGGACACGCTCTTTGGCGGCGATGGCGACGACATCCTGGGTGGCGGTTTCGGGCAAGACCAGCTCTATGGCGGATCCGGCCACGACACGGTCGATGGCGGTTCCGGCGACGACAGCATCTATGTAAACGCCAATGACCTGGTCGAGGACAAGATCGAGGGTGGTGCCGGGGAGGACACGCTGGTCCTCACCGCCCAGGTAGCGCTCGATCTTCACGAACAGGCCGGCCATATCCACGGCATCGAGAAAATCGACGCCAGCTTCGCGCCGATGGACATCAAGCTTGATGCTGCCGATATTCTCGACATGACCGATGACGGCAGCCTCTTCATCCTGGGCGGCGCGGATGACAACGTGAGTTCTACCGGCTTCGGCTGGACGCTCCAGGGCAGCATCCAGGAGAATGGCCACAATTTCGACCATTACGTAACGCAGGTAAACGGCCAGACGGTCGCGCTGAATATCGAGACCGATATCGCGGTGGCGTTGAACTGACGCGGGAGCCTACGCAACGATACGTCATGCCCGGGCTTGACCGGGGCATCCACTCTATCTGCAGGCAATCGGTGGATCCCCGGGTCTTCGCCCGGGGATGACGCAACAGATAGGCTATTACAGCAGAGCTTCCAGCACCCGGTCCGGCGGCTTGTGGCCGTCGACGAAGGTCTTGATGTTGATGATGACCTTCTCGCCCATATCGGTGCGGCCTTCGATGGTGGCCGAGCCCATATGCGGCAGCAGCACGACATTGTCGAGCTTCAAGAGTTTCGGATTGAGCGCCGGTTCATGTTCGAAGACATCGAGGCCGGCGCCGGCAATCTCGTTCTTGTCCAGCATGCGGGTCAGCGCATTCTCGTCGACGACCTCGCCACGCGCGGTGTTGACGATATAGACATGCTTCTGCAGCAATTTCAGGCGCCGCGCCGAGAGCAAATGATAGGTGGCCGGCGTGTGCGGGCAGTTGACGGAGATGATGTCCATCCGCGCCAGCATCTGGTCGAGGCTTTCCCAATAGGTGGCCTCCAGCGCCTGTTCGACCGAGGCGTTGACGCGGCGGCGGTTGTGATAATGGACCGAGAGGCCAAAGCCCTTGGCGCGCCGCGCGACCGCCTGGCCGATGCGGCCCATGCCGATGATGCCGAGGCGCTTGCCATAGATGCGGTGGCCCAGCATGCTCATCGGACCCCAGCCCTGCCACTTCCCCGACCGGATCAGCCGTTCGCCTTCCGAGACGCGGCGGGCGGTGGCGAGGATCAGCGCCATGGTCATGTCGGCCGTATCCTCGGTGAGGACGCCCGGCGTGTTGGTGACGGTGATGCCGCGCTGGCGGGCAGTCGCCAGATCGATATGATCGACACCGGTGCCGAAGGAGGCGATGAGGCGCAGCTTTTCACCCGCCTGGGAGAGCACGCCGGAATCGATGCGGTCGGTGACGGTCGGCACCAGCACATCGGCAATCTTCACCGCCTCGATCAGCTCAGCCTGAGAGAGCGGATGGTCGTCGAGGTTCAATTTCACATTGAACAGCTCCATCATCCGCGTCTCGATGACATCGGGCAGTTTCCGCGTCACCACCACCAAAGGCTTGTTGCTCATCGCTTTTGCTTTCTCCCGGCACGGGTCGCCCGCTTTTCGGGGCCTCCGTTTCTTGGTGCAAGTCGTACCAAGCCGCTGGGTTCGTTGTCGAGGGGGTGGTCTGGAACGTAGCCATCAAGGCGCGGATGCGTCGCAGCGACGGGGCTTTCCTGGCCCAAATGCGGCGGCAATTGACGCAAAGGCGCCGTTTGCAAGAGGTCCCGGGGTTTCAATGGCTTGACCAGGGTCGCTTGCCCCTATATCGCGTGAAGAACCATGCGAATCGGACCGGTCATGACATTTTCGAGCGTTTTGCAGAGGACCGTCATCCTCACGTTCCTGGCCCTGCTCGGGCTTGGCAGCAGCCTTGCTGCAGCCGAGGACAAGCTGCCCTTGCCGCGCTTTGCCAGCCTGCAATCGGGCGAGGTCAACATGCGTGCTGGGCCCGGCGAGACCTATCCCATCATGTGGACCTATCAGCGCGCGGGCCTGCCGGTCGAGATCATCGAGGAATTCGATATCTGGCGCCGCATCCGCGACCATGACGGCGTCGTCGGCTGGGTGAAATCGACCCTGCTGGTGGGCAAGCGCCATGTCATCGTGCGCGACAGCCAGCGCCCCTTGCGCGCCTCGGCCGAGGCCGGCGCCAAACCGGTGGCCTTGGTCGATCCCGGCGTTGTCCTCAAGGTTCTGGAATGCAGCGCCGATTGGTGCCGCCTGGAGGTCCAGGGCTATAAGGGCTGGATGATGAAGACCGAGTTCTGGGGCGTCTATCCGCAGGAAATGCTGGAAGACTAGTCGAGATCCCCCGCTAGCGCCGTGCGCGTTTCCTCGCTCATCACCGCCATATGGCCATAGGCGGGATGTTCGAACCCCAGGATGACCTGCGCGCCGGCCTGCTTGAAGGCCGCTGCCGCCGCCTCGCTGAAGGGGAAGTGGATGAACTGGACCGATGAGGCCTTGCCGGCCTCGTTGGTACGGTCCTGGTCTTCCTCCGGCACGCCCTTCACCGTCTCGGATCCGATCTTGATGAAGGCCGTGTGCTCGACACCGCCGAGGCGGCTCAGGAAATTCGCGCGCCGCACCGGATCGTCGATCTCGAACATCACCGTCGCCACCAATTCGCGACCCTGCGGAATGAGCGGGTTATAGGCGCGCAGTTCATCGACCAGCTGCGCGTCGCCACCCTTCTCGATATGCAGCATCTCCTGCACCTGCTGCAGCATGGTGTCGAAATTCTCGAAATAGAAGGTGGCGACCGGCCCCACCTCGATGCGGCGCTTCTTTTTCAAGGCAACGACGGCCTGGCGCTTCTCCTTGCGCTGTCTGGCATAGTCCGCCGCCGGCAACACGTCGGCCTTGGTGATTTCTCTTTTGCGTGTTGCGGTCATGGTCGCGATCCTTGTCTTTTTGCTAGACGTCATGCCCGGGCTTGACCCGGGCATCCACTCTCTCCAGGCGAATTGTGGATCCCCGGGTCAAGCCCGGGGATGACGTCCCTTAAAATCCATACGCGCGGGCGAAGAGTTCAATGGGGTGCGGTGCCTGTGCGTCCGGTTGCTCACCCGGTTCAAGGGCACCCATCCCTTGCAGGATATGGGCGCCGGCCAATGGGCATTCGGACGACACGTGTTTCTTCGCGGCCTTGATCGCCTGGCGCGCCACGGGCTTGCCGATCTTCAACGCCACCTCGAAATTCTCGGCCAGCACGCCCCAGGCGCCACCATGCCCCGAACACCGCTCGATCACGGCAAGATCGGCACCGGGAATGAGCTTCAGCATTTCGGTGGCCTTCTGGCCCATGTTCTGGGCGCGCGCATGGCAGGCGATGTGGAGGGCCACCCCGCCGTCGAGCGGTTGCAGCCCCGGCGCCAGGCCTTCGCGCTTGGCGATGTCGACGACATATTCGGCGACATCGAAGGTCGCGTTGGAAAGACGCTTGATATTGGCATCCTCGGGTAAAATCAGCGGCCATTCGAATTTCAGCATCAAGGCGCAGGACGGCACCAGGGCGATGACATCGTAGCCCTGCTCGACATAAGGCAGCAGCGCCTCGGTGACCGATTGCGCATGCTCGGCGACGCGCGCGACATTGCCCTGTTCCAATTGCGGCATGCCGCAGCAGCGCGGATAGACGACCTCGGCCGCGACACCGTTCTTGGCCAGCACTTTGAGCGTCGCCATGCCGATATCGGGATTGTTGTAATTGGCAAAGCAGGTCGCATAGATGACCGCCTTGCGGCCATAGGCAGGGGCCGCCGTGTTGACCTCTGGCTTATTCTCCATCGCGCGCAGCACCAGCGTGCGGCCATGGAATTTCGGCAGATGGGCGCGGTGGTCGATGCCGACGACCTTTTCCATCACTTGGCGCGCCGCACCATTGCCGGCCACGGCATTGGCGATGGGCGCCACCATGCCGGCGACCTTGCCGTTGCGGTCCGTCTCGGTGAGCTGGGCATAGACCTTGTCGTTCTTGCCCTGTTTGAGCTCGGCCGCCCGGTAGCGCAGCATCAGATGCGGGAAATCGAGCGCCCATTCATGGGGCGGCACATAGGGGCATTTGGTCATGAAGCAGAGGTCGCACAGCGTGCAGGCGTCGACGACCTGCTTGTAGTCTTCGGTCTTTACCCCTGCCACTTCATCGGGGCTGGCATCCACGAGGTCGAAGAGGCGCGGGAAGGAATCGCACAGATTGAAACAACGCCGGCAGCCATGGCAGATGTCGAAGACGCGATGCATCTCCGCATTGATCTTGTCCATGTCGTAGAAATCGGGGTTGCGCCAGTCGATCTTGTGGCGGGTCGGGGCTTCCAGGCTGCCTTCGCGCATCGATGTCCCTCGTACGCTGGGTTGCAGGAACGATCGCAATCAATGATCGCAGCCGCCGGCCCCATGGGAGACCAGTGACTGCGATCCGTCTCTTTCAGGCCAGTCGATCAGCCCAGCGTGTCGAGCGCTTTCTGGAAGCGGCCGGCATGGGATTTTTCGGCCTTGGCAAGCGTCTCGAACCAGTCGGCGATCTCGTCGAAGCCTTCTTCGCGCGCGGTGCGCGCCATGCCGGGATACATGTCGGTATATTCATGCGTCTCGCCGGCGATCGAGGCCTTCAAATTCGGCGCGGTCGACCCGATGGGGAGGCCCGTGGCGGGATCACCCACCTCTTCGAGGAATTCGAGATGGCCATGGGCATGGCCGGTCTCGCCTTCCGCGGTCGAGCGGAACACGGCGGCGACATCGTTATAACCTTCGACATCGGCCTTCTGTGCGAAATAGAGGTAGCGGCGATTAGCCTGGCTTTCGCCAGCGAAGGCGTCTTTCAGATTGCCTTCCGTCTTGGAGCCTTTCAAAGCAGCCATTTTCGTCTCCCTAGCTAAATGGGTTGCGTGGGCTTCTTGGTACGGCGCCTCGGTCACTGCCGTCGGCAGAAAGGAAGGGCCGCGGACAAGCTCGTTATTGACGGCGATGCTAGGCCTCGCCACTCGGGCCTGTCAACAGATTGGAATAGTTTTA containing:
- a CDS encoding SH3 domain-containing protein — encoded protein: MTFSSVLQRTVILTFLALLGLGSSLAAAEDKLPLPRFASLQSGEVNMRAGPGETYPIMWTYQRAGLPVEIIEEFDIWRRIRDHDGVVGWVKSTLLVGKRHVIVRDSQRPLRASAEAGAKPVALVDPGVVLKVLECSADWCRLEVQGYKGWMMKTEFWGVYPQEMLED
- a CDS encoding CARDB domain-containing protein, which produces MLKYRLLARTATTALFFFTAGAAALADIYTPTSESLSDPKIGPALDEQAAALGTQNGIIVVPDKNDYAFAKPGSLNLPFHLRTEVSKDKWRIKESYIVIGIAPIESGGQTGSCCGALNEFDPANFASPVAHAPKKKIDMDGWWTAAVGNNSLGTRARNACRNLRQDLAQQGLSHDEIFGQDRQTILPTSFRYVARVGHKNDTHDVTEMGTASREWKQSQETWYNIAVICQHEATRDVAGDPTRVPTGSDDIALGFQVSQAALAITPKAYEASCPAKLHLNPTIEATGKGVVRYRFVNELGHHSQEFQVNFTKPEVKFLDHVISIDAQGKPTDLGFKAPKAQGGAFGLVAPTDPNLKQGYFQLEVLSPHKKLSNIADYSVKCVAETVGDLAPKPDLADLVVEDVQPAGNLLSKVFVKVTNVGTGPSTPTNLKATSLKNGQTIIRGTLVPAVEPGQSQVVMAQLGTTISSAEQIAIQVDSPNRIKEADESNNGFQFK
- a CDS encoding calcium-binding protein, which encodes MFSFMRPAIIFWPKEYYGDAADNSIAGESITRNYIEGGGGNDWLFGNTGDDELHGGEGRDYLEGRAGNDQLFGDTGNDTLAGGTGDDALFGGDGDDSLNGEDDNDKLFGGFGEDTLIGGTGDDQLEGGADWDTLFGGDGDDILGGGFGQDQLYGGSGHDTVDGGSGDDSIYVNANDLVEDKIEGGAGEDTLVLTAQVALDLHEQAGHIHGIEKIDASFAPMDIKLDAADILDMTDDGSLFILGGADDNVSSTGFGWTLQGSIQENGHNFDHYVTQVNGQTVALNIETDIAVALN
- a CDS encoding DUF3501 family protein → MTATRKREITKADVLPAADYARQRKEKRQAVVALKKKRRIEVGPVATFYFENFDTMLQQVQEMLHIEKGGDAQLVDELRAYNPLIPQGRELVATVMFEIDDPVRRANFLSRLGGVEHTAFIKIGSETVKGVPEEDQDRTNEAGKASSVQFIHFPFSEAAAAAFKQAGAQVILGFEHPAYGHMAVMSEETRTALAGDLD
- a CDS encoding rubrerythrin family protein, which codes for MAALKGSKTEGNLKDAFAGESQANRRYLYFAQKADVEGYNDVAAVFRSTAEGETGHAHGHLEFLEEVGDPATGLPIGSTAPNLKASIAGETHEYTDMYPGMARTAREEGFDEIADWFETLAKAEKSHAGRFQKALDTLG
- a CDS encoding 2-hydroxyacid dehydrogenase, translating into MSNKPLVVVTRKLPDVIETRMMELFNVKLNLDDHPLSQAELIEAVKIADVLVPTVTDRIDSGVLSQAGEKLRLIASFGTGVDHIDLATARQRGITVTNTPGVLTEDTADMTMALILATARRVSEGERLIRSGKWQGWGPMSMLGHRIYGKRLGIIGMGRIGQAVARRAKGFGLSVHYHNRRRVNASVEQALEATYWESLDQMLARMDIISVNCPHTPATYHLLSARRLKLLQKHVYIVNTARGEVVDENALTRMLDKNEIAGAGLDVFEHEPALNPKLLKLDNVVLLPHMGSATIEGRTDMGEKVIINIKTFVDGHKPPDRVLEALL
- a CDS encoding (Fe-S)-binding protein encodes the protein MREGSLEAPTRHKIDWRNPDFYDMDKINAEMHRVFDICHGCRRCFNLCDSFPRLFDLVDASPDEVAGVKTEDYKQVVDACTLCDLCFMTKCPYVPPHEWALDFPHLMLRYRAAELKQGKNDKVYAQLTETDRNGKVAGMVAPIANAVAGNGAARQVMEKVVGIDHRAHLPKFHGRTLVLRAMENKPEVNTAAPAYGRKAVIYATCFANYNNPDIGMATLKVLAKNGVAAEVVYPRCCGMPQLEQGNVARVAEHAQSVTEALLPYVEQGYDVIALVPSCALMLKFEWPLILPEDANIKRLSNATFDVAEYVVDIAKREGLAPGLQPLDGGVALHIACHARAQNMGQKATEMLKLIPGADLAVIERCSGHGGAWGVLAENFEVALKIGKPVARQAIKAAKKHVSSECPLAGAHILQGMGALEPGEQPDAQAPHPIELFARAYGF